In Salmo trutta unplaced genomic scaffold, fSalTru1.1, whole genome shotgun sequence, a single genomic region encodes these proteins:
- the LOC115188420 gene encoding CD82 antigen isoform X2 → MKVDDKFQILKFFAAVFNSVFLILGLCIFGCAVWILFDKDNFISVLSSVEVKTVAGGLFIIGLVVVGVTILGCMGAQLENRCFLLLYMGFLICIVLGQLFVTFIILLNHGKITSKMKIEVDKIITEYGTNPDNQRHWKLLDNVQRYGHCCGMQSPNDWQSNMFIKNNSLIDVYPCSCFNTTDCPAISGFSTLLFGNGNETQIHPQSCVDIITNWLKENTLTIVGMEVGLLIVQILQFIVAVYLYQTVGQKAKLRNVSQLIRSEDHREPNPDFLDDPDQNHAYPEPNQAYAHTNFAYPEDQHQADFGPNHSYHR, encoded by the exons ATGAAGGTGGACGACAAGTTTCAAATTCTGAAATTCTTTGCAGCAGTTTTCAACTCTGTTTTCCTG ATTCTGGGGCTCTGTATCTTTGGATGTGCGGTATGGATCTTGTTTGACAAAGACAATTTCATTTCTGTTCTCAGCTCTG ttgaggTGAAGACTGTTGCTGGGGGACTGTTCATCATTGGTCTAGTGGTGGTTGGTGTCACTATCCTGGGGTGTATGGGAGCCCAACTGGAGAACAGGTGCTTCCTACTACTG TATATGGGCTTCCTGATCTGCATCGTCCTTGGTCAGCTGTTTGTCACCTTCATCATTTTGTTAAATCATGGAAAG ATCACATCTAAGATGAAAATAGAAGTGGATAAGATCATCACTGAATATGGAACAAACCCTGACAATCAACGACATTGGAAGCTTCTGGATAATGTACAGCGCTAT gggcacTGCTGTGGTATGCAGAGTCCTAATGACTGGCAGAGCAACATGTTCATTAAGAACAACAGTCTGATAGATGTGTATCCCTGTTCCTGTTTCAACACCACGGACTGTCCTGCCATCTCAGGATTCAGCACACTGCTGTTTGGAAATGGAAATGAAACACAGATCCATCCACAg aGTTGTGTAGACATAATCACCAACTGGCTGAAGGAGAACACTTTGACAATAGTGGGCATGGAAGTGGGCCTGCTAATCGTTcag ATCCTCCAGTTTATAGTGGCTGTGTATCTGTACCAGACTGTTGGTCAGAAAGCCAAGCTGAGAAATGTTAGTCAACTGATTCGCTCTGAGGACCATCGTGAACCAAACCCTGACTTCCTTGATGACCCTGACCAAAACCATGCCTATCCTGAACCAAACCAGGCCTACGCACATACAAACTTTGCCTACCCTGAAGACCAACACCAGGCTGACTTCGGACCAAACCATTCCTACCACCGCTAA